A region of the Antedon mediterranea chromosome 4, ecAntMedi1.1, whole genome shotgun sequence genome:
CGGTGCGATGGCAATTTTCAATTTCGATGTCCTCGAGTCCGAGTTCTTCGCGTAGTACTTTTTGCAATAAGTCCTGGGTGTTTTCTGTAGCATTTTCTATAACTCCTCCAAACCTTAGATTAAAACTCCTACTGTATCTTTCTTGTTTTAGGATTGAATTTTCCATGTCCGCCATTTTATCCTGATaagccgccattttgttttcatactcCTCCATTTTCTTGATTtcatttccaattttttttatttcttccttCGTTTTGTTAGTTGAATCATGCGCATATTCCACACTTTTTTCTAGATCTTTGACAGTTGTTTCCAGTTTGGTAAGCCTTTTGTTGTAGTTTTTTTGATTTTCTAGGACTTTATCTAGTTTACCATTAAGTTGTTCTGATAGCCTACCTAGTTGATCGGCGAGCGTTTGAGTTTCCCCCTGTCGGTCGCCGGAGGCTTCGATTGGATCATCTGCTTCTAGACTTTCGGAGGGTCTAGTTTTTCTTGTTAAGTCAATTGATTTAGTATTtgccctagtaggcctattagtcGCCATCATGCAGTCTTCTTTTAGTTAGTGTatacaacttttaaaaatagtaGAGTTTGTTGGCTATATATTACCTTTAGTCTGAATTTAAGATCTTTTTCCCTGCGTGTAAAAGTTAGGTGTTGTCTCTACTCGCGCATGCTCACTACACATTAACACATAACATTAATGATAATTGGTGAACGCTTTTGATATTGACTATAAATAAACTTGAATGTTATAgaaaaatatcagaaaatgtCGTTTAATGTTGAAATATGGAATCTTAGTAGACTTCATTTCTTGAagtatattgttttaatttttttccaaGATATTTTGAATTCATAAGGGATAACCGAATTAATTTATTTAGCaaaaagtataataaaattGCTCATAATGTTTTGAAGTGAagataaataaacaacaattacattttaagcTCTTTCCGATTACGTGATcgatgaataaataatttgaccaTCTTCGACCAATACTGTATAGTGTTAATTATAAGCTATGACATTTTAATCTTCTCTCTTCAACAACGGAAATGAAAAGAGAGTAATCaaaaaaccatggaggtatataccTCCATGCATAAATCATGGTTTGATAAAGAAGCTGATATCGCAATAAAACGTAGAAAAAATGCTGCATGTACACTAAACATTAAAAGAATAGATAATGCTACTTCAGAATTTTTATGGAATAATTATCTGGAAAAACGTGCCTATACTAAAGCTCTAATTAaaccaaaacatttttttaaaagagttTACAATTCATTAACAAttgctaattttattttatttatttattttatttcaacaatattttacgagggtggtccatccagccgaaggtGATCATTAGGAATGTTATACATACAACGTGATaagacataaacatgtaacaataaaaattaaaataaaataaatatgatttataatgaaaaaaaagtgGACCAAGATGTAAAACCTTAAAAGGTTCAACACTTAAACAGAAAGTGGTCTGTTGTTTTAAATTACGAAATTATTACGGAAAAAGTTAACATAAATCAAACAGTAAACAATAGTGGGAAACGCTGGTAAGAAAAATGCATATGAATATTTCAGCTTGCATCTTACTTtgagatatattgtccctctgaaaaaataattcttaatttttgttttgtgtgtTGGATAtgacattttattgtcacataaaaaacaccaattatttacctgaaaaaactgtaatttaaagcaaaaaatagtaataattggttgccagccaatgagtttttggttgattttaaccatttattttgtcattttataagcgACAACCTTATTTTTttacgaaagtgattaactttaagcttggttcccactagaacgtaacgcaataacgtaaacgcaacgcaagcgtttcaaccaatgacaagcgaagttatagacagttagcaatcacaagcgaataagccatcgcttgtgattggtcaattcacttgcgttgcgttacgtccttgtgttgcgtcgctagtgggaaccacgctttattaaaactgcaaaataacctattcaaagtctgatttactTAATCctcatttcatgttttttgggggacaatacatctttaacacgTCATATTTATCCATAAGGTGCGTTCTCACCTAAAATTCCTACTAatactattactgtataataatacatataataatgaACATTCGGATTCATTTCtgcataatattaaatatagacGTATATACTGTCTCTAGTGCTCTGTCACATGGCAAAAATAATAAGGCGCCAGGGAAAGATGGAATTACCTCTCGAATGTATGACCGTGCTTCTTAAAGTTCAGTGTACGCTGTCTGTTTACACTGTGTAATAATTAGATATTAATTTATAACATTAACATTCAATACCGGGCGTATTTCAattgaaataggcctactttgtttAAAATGCTTCGCTATCACTTAATTAAGGTACTAAAAATAATTGCGTgcattactgtatttaaaacaaatcgAAAAATTTAGTATTGAAATGCATAATTGATTACTGTGAAGTAGAGCTGTGTGTGGTAGCATTCTTCTTAGTTGTAATTGCTAATCAATTAAGTAATTTCGAACTTGGTTATTTCGTACGGTTAATGTTGATGCCTTCATTACGCAAGAGAGAATATAGATAAAAGATTTCTTTGCGTTAATTACCgtcattttcaataaatatgTTTTCTACTTCCGATCGAAACTCCTAGCTTTAAGGTTTGCCCCAACTAGgtcgcaacgcaaggacgtacgcgcaacgccaGTGACCTGTTCaattaagcgtggttcctactagaacgcaacgcaacaacGTATcgaagtgctgtattgcgtaatcacaagtgggaatcgacgacgcaacagtgctgcaaacatctcTCGGGTGTGATTTTCATACGTTGCGTaggttacgttgcgtcgctagtgggaaccaagctttaatcaAGTCATTGTTCAACTCGCTTGTGTTGCGCCGACGGTCTTgaattgcgttgcgtcctagttaTGCTGGGTTTCCACTAGAGAAGCAATACAACAAAGTAatggatttgaccaatcacaagcgatggatttattcggccgttgcttgtcattggtcaacacgcttacgttgcgttaacttccttgcgttgcgtcctagtgggaaccaagcttaagaaccaagcttaaagtaGGCAACTCCGATGTTggtttacattttcttttttcaacACACCAAAAGTTATTACAAAACCACTGATCTTAAGAGCCTGTTCGGACGTAACAATTTACACGTGTAATAGTGGCGTGTGGTGTTCATTTTATGACCTTGCTGGGTAAAAATGTTTAGTTTACACGTGTAACGTAAACGATCACTGATTTACTTCTCAGGGGTATTCCACAATTACTGTGTAACTGATTTTACGTCCGAACACAGCCTTAGTCTCTTGTGAATAAAATGCTACTGCTTGACCAGGGAATTCCAGGTCCACTGACTGGATTTGAACCCAAATGCACTGATAACAATTGCTAATCACCAGTGTCCTTATCAGGCTATCAACAAAAAGGTACCAACAATATGATCAAACGCAGTATGGTGATTTAAATAACAtcttaaatttgttatttaggAATTTGTTTGTATATCTGttaaaaaatactataacaCGTTGGCGTTTCATATATCAATTTACAGAGCATTAGTATTACAATAACTATAAGTACTTTATTTTTTCCTGCATGCGTACtgcaatttattataattagggACATGAAGAATTATCGTTGAAATAACTCGAATGCAGACTAATCGAATGTAAAACTCCAGCACTGTTCGTATAATATTATCCGACATTGGCGTgtcatagtatttttttttttcgatcgaaatataatatcaaaattaatCAGTCGGAATTGTTTACAACGATTGGACAAAAATCATTAATACTTAGACCTTGTTCACGTGAATGCGGTACTAACCGTTATTTTGTATCGTAGAAACCTTTTTGTTATGGCGTCGTATATTTTAACCGTGTTATTTTGTACATGTAAGTATAACAATTTGTTAACAGTTTATCAATGTTGTATTTGGTATTATTAAGTCCTTAGATTTAATAAAAAGGAAAATGATGACAGTGTAGGATGAACCCGACTACTTAATTATCTTagtatttttgaaaatgttggttactataggcctatatatacttTTTCAGTTTATGTATCGTTTTAAACAGAATTGCAGTCAAACTacattttctttgtatttttacgaagacaaatacatttttgtagATAGGGTCTAGAGAATacgttgaaataaaattattattgttaatagttatgaagtaggcctacagaaactTATCTATTTGGAACCGCAtcccaaaatttaatttaatgataaagAATGGATATTAAGTTTGCAGTTCATTGAAGTTTgcgttttattttgttttataaccaACCGTTTTAAGGCGTAATTCCGATGATAAAAGCGTCAGTCGTAACAGAGGAGTCAGTCGTAACAGAGGACTCAGTCGTAAAAGGGGCAAAAGTCGTAACAGAGGGGTCAGTCGTAACAGAGGACTCAGTCGTAACAGGGGGAACAGTCGGAACAGAGGGGTCAATCATAACAGAGGGGTCAGTCGTAACAGAGGAACCAAACGTGACAGACGTAACAACGGCAAGTACTGTAAGTACCGATGCCTAGTATTTGTAGGAAGATGTAGTTTAATttgtgtaaagcttggttcccagtTAAGAggtaacgtaacgcaacctacacaacataagcaaatgcccttccaataattgtgtttaccCCCGCCTGCGTGTAATCAAACCTTTTTTTgaagcactgttgcgtcgtcggttcacactgcgttgcgttctagtgagCAGGTACATCTCAAATTATTGCTGTCTCCGCCTGTGAtctatagtataggcctactcccGTATACACATGCATTTGGACAAATGAACATAACTTGTAATTGAAATGGTaccgtaaagcttggttcccactaaaacgtaacgcaaggacgtaaacgcaacgcaagcgttttaaccaatgacaagcgaagttatagacagttagcaatcgcaagcgaataagccatcgcttgtgattggtcaattcacttgcgttgcgttacgtccttgtgttgcgtcgctagtgggaaccacgcttaagaggTTTAGGTTGGATATTTACTGTACGCTTGTAACTGTTAATGGAAAGACACATACCATCATGATATTCCTTCGTTCTATAGTTACCAATGTACATGATACTACTAGGTCATGGTATATCACCATAagaactattttatattttgtttattatttattattgttgtatTATTTTACTGGTTTACTGCTCTAGGATCCAACTattacttttacaaaaactcacgGATCCCAATATATTGACGAACTTTACGTCGGTGGTGTTCTTCGAGGTAAAGTTAAGGTTACATTTCCCGCTGGACACACAAGTTCTTCGTTTAACTTGTATATATTTGCTTCAACTGAAGAGGGGATACAATTCGGAGCAGTTACTTCACCTGTCCTAACAACCAAGAGTATTGGAATTACAAGCAGTCATCACGGCGTTAGCGACGTAagtattctttttttaatttattgtgtttgtattttaaagcgtggttcccaatagaacgcaacgtaacgcaatctacgcaacttaagaaaatgcccttccaataattgtgtttactCCTGTGCCTCctacgtgaaatcaaacctgcgatgtttgcagcactgttgtcGTCGtcgttcccacttgtgattacagCTTGGTCTCActctagcgacgcaacgtaacgcaatctacgcaacgtaagaaaatgcccttccactCATTgggttttcccccgcctgcgtgaaagcaaacctacgatgtttgcagcagGGTGTCACaaaacctaagatcacgaaagctaagaccccttagacctaagatcacgagacctaagacctaagattaccAATAGTtctctttcgcacctgccttgtattttaactctaaatttGTTGACCAACTTtctcctgaataccacaccttagaattagcttgaatgaaaaagaatcaataaaataacaataaattctttaaataaatgGATGATTTTACAGACTGTTTTGTTATCGGTTCCCAGTTTAATACGCCTAAATTTAGTATTTTGTGGTATTATTGTGTAGTAGGAGagatatttgtttataatgtataggacaaaatctaatttatattttcattattatatattaattttgtatttaattgtaCTTTAAGGCAGGGCGCTGCAAAACCATGGCCATAGCATTGCGCAGGTTCAAGCATCTGTCGGATAAGGACTGTATACTGGAGGTCCGGTGTAAATCTAGTTTGCATGCCGTCCGGTGTACTGGTCTATAATTAGTCCTTATCGTCGTGGGTAGTCGAATGAGCGCCACCGCTTAAACACGAAGGGAGTCTTGGTATAAAGCGCATTACAAATGCATCCATTACATTCTTATGCTTCTAATTATCTATCTGTAATTTCAGATGGGTATTTATTCTATGAGTGGATCGTCAGTTAATGTTTATGTAGATTCAAAGATTGTAGTATCGTTTGCAATGGCTACGGTAGACGATATTTCAGAGCTCAATGACGGCCAAATCTACACTTGGTACGCTTCTTACACGTATAACGGCAATGAAATTAGAGCTTCTACAACTTTGACTGCAAATTTTTCTGTAATAGTaagttattgtattattataaataaattgtaatcgTTTTAAAGGACAACTCGACCGAGGAACATATTTTTACAATcgcgagattaaggatatcgcgatgcacctgtgacgtcacagcaatttactgCGACGGccggctgtacggcgagcgcgtgcggcgatatccttaatctcgcgatggttctgaaatcatGTACATCCCTAACACGTTGTTAAAATATAGTCCTTGGGCAAGTTGTCCTTTGTAAGTTCTACTTGCCGGTTATCGAGAGTATGTTTTTGTACTATCCCCAACGTAAAACTGAATTATTAGAAAGCGGTGCCTATATGTCGGCATGATCAAGCGATTTGTGGTATATTTTGAAACACCTTAATAGAACGAAtcaagtaacaaacaaaaaacaataatattggtTCACCTTTACcgttaaaacattattaatagATTTTGGGCTACAAAAAATTCTTTTCTTTTCAATAAAAATGACAAGTTTCTACAATATATAATTTTCAAAGGTTACTCCAAAGTCGAGTTTGTGTTTGAGCTAACTGTTCTGAAATtgaccgtttatttttatttaaatagataGATAATGATATTAAACTAGACCTGGAACGTACAGAGGGAGATCAAGTGATGCATCCCGGTGATAAAATGTCTGTTTTGATCACCGCCATCTTTCCTCAATATTTTTTCGGAAATATTCGACTAAAAGTGTCAACAGAGTATGAAACTGACCCCGAGATACGAACATTTGGATATTTCACACAAGAACCACAACTACAGGATAAAAGTGGTGCAGATATGCGGGATACACACAGTTATATTGCGTCTACGGTAAGAATTTGTGAATTAAAATGTAACCTTACAAagtatattttgattttgaatGCGCACCCCAAGGATGTATGCACACAATGTAAACACACAATACagaaattcctttttttttataaataattccatgttattgtttaaaatggtAAAAGTTAAAAGCAAACAAATTGTGTGTTTTATGGTGTTTCCATCTCAACTGACATGCCTCATCGCAGACGGAAGGAACCCCTATCATCACTTTCGTTTcgcctatatatttgtcttttCTTCTAGCGATATAAATATGCTGCTTATACTCGAAGTGAAGCAGATTTTTCTGCAAGCCTCGCTGAAGAACGAATGGTTAAAATAGGGTTAACATTCATTTTGACTAACATGGAAGATATACTTGACAATACGAATTATACTATGAATGCTACATTAACACAAGATGGCGAAATTCTAAAAATTGCTCAACTTAGCTTTATTACGAATCTTACTACTGAGGTATGAgatatttagtttattttaatcTTACATACTAATAACACTGTCATAAAAGGATTTCTTTTGTTGAGCCTGGTTAGACCTTGGATGGGAGACAATCTAGGAttatcgggtgctgtatatggagctggcATTTTAAATCAGCATTGCTGAcacttatggcagcccctgcatctagtatctgcctttcctctggtgaaaatgggcactggacgagagaagcccttggtcaatgttaggaccaatcaaggtgctttaaacagtcctggctttgtttgtatcaaagcTGTtatagtggcggtaattatcgctgttggttttgattgaataaaaaaaaagaacatacCATTCACGTCTCTAACACATTGTCAACTTTCCAATA
Encoded here:
- the LOC140046135 gene encoding uncharacterized protein — its product is MGIYSMSGSSVNVYVDSKIVVSFAMATVDDISELNDGQIYTWYASYTYNGNEIRASTTLTANFSVIIDNDIKLDLERTEGDQVMHPGDKMSVLITAIFPQYFFGNIRLKVSTEYETDPEIRTFGYFTQEPQLQDKSGADMRDTHSYIASTRYKYAAYTRSEADFSASLAEERMVKIGLTFILTNMEDILDNTNYTMNATLTQDGEILKIAQLSFITNLTTEEPFINATVDFPSVLYFNQPEAMLINIKVKGKSAHWITAYVDFNGLNDIVICQKTFYNMGTFCADYRYIDIDSTASGGKKYDFGALINCRKF